From Streptomyces sp. NBC_01551:
CGCGGCGATCTCCTTGCCCTCGGCGGAGGACGGGACGAGCACGGCGGCCGGGGAGACGGCCTCGTACGCGGCCTGCAGCGCGTCCACCTTGGGTACGACGAGGTACTCGGTGAACTCGGGGGCGTCGGCGGTGAGGACCTTGACGGCGCCGTGCTCGGCGAGCACGGCGGCGGTGTCGGCCGCACCGGCGCCCAGGGCGACGGCGACGGGCTCGCCGATGCGGCGGGCCAGCGTCAGCAGCTCGAGGGTGGGCTTGCGGACGGCGCCGTCCACGTGGTCGACGTAGACGAGAACTTCAGCCATGGGACTGCTCTCCTGCTATTGCGAAGTGTCTGGGGACTATGAGGGGGTGACCGGAGTTCTCAGATGAACCTCTGGCCGGCCAGGCTGCCTCTTAGATGAATTTCTGCTCCGCAAGGAAGGCGGCCAGCTGCTTGCCGCCCTCGCCCTCGTCCTTGACGATCGTGCCGGCGGTGCGGGCCGGGCGCTGCGCCGCGGAGTCGACCGCGGTCCAGGAGCCCTCGAGGCCGACCTCGTCGGACTCGATCTCCAGCTCCTCCAGGTCCCAGGACTCCACCGGCTTCTTCTTGGCGGCCATGATGCCCTTGAAGGACGGGTAACGGGCCTCGCCCGACTGGTCGGTCACGGAGACGACCGCGGGGAGGGAGGCCTCGAGCTGCTCGCTCGCGGAGTCGCCGTCGCGGCGGCCGGTGACGGTGCCGTCCTCGACCTTGACCTCGGACAGCAGGGTGACCTGCGGGACGCCCAGGCGCTCGGCCAGGATCGCCGGGAGGACACCCATGGTGCCGTCGGTCGACGCCATGCCGGTGATGACCAGGTCGTAGCCGGCCTTCTCGATCGCCTTGGCGAGCACCAGCGAGGTGCCCATGACGTCGGAGCCGTGCAGATCGTCGTCCTCGACGTGGATGGCCTTGTCGGCACCCATCGACAGCGCCTTGCGCAGCGCGTCCTTGGCGTCCTCGGGGCCCACCGTCAGAACGGTGATCTCGGCGTCGTCCGCCTCGTCGGCGATCTGCAGCGCCTGCTCGACGGCGTACTCGTCGAGCTCCGACAGCAGGCCGTCGACGTCTTCGCGGTCAACGGTCAGGTCATCGGCGAAGTGCCGGTCGCCCGTGGCGTCGGGCACGTACTTCACACAGACAACGATCCTCAGGCTCACGCCGGCTCTCCTACCGCATCGTCTTTTACTGATACCGCCTTGTGGAGGCAGCATAGGCGCCTTTTCGGGCGGATCCCGGTCGGGGCGGCCCGCGCTCCGAAGGGAATGTTACTCGTCAGTACACCGTGGGTCTTCCCGGGTTGCAAGGCCACCGAACTGTGATCTGGCCAACGCACCCGAACCCGTCCCAGCAGGGACGATTCAGTCGCGCAGAGCGTTGAAGCGCCCTTGGTGGTACAGCAGCGGCCGGCCTTCGCCGGCCGGGTCCCCCTCAAGGGCTTCCGCGATGACCACCCGGTGCGCCCCCGCGGGCACCAGCGCCACCACCCGGCACGCCAGCCACGCCAGTACGCCGTCCAGCAG
This genomic window contains:
- a CDS encoding electron transfer flavoprotein subunit beta/FixA family protein, encoding MSLRIVVCVKYVPDATGDRHFADDLTVDREDVDGLLSELDEYAVEQALQIADEADDAEITVLTVGPEDAKDALRKALSMGADKAIHVEDDDLHGSDVMGTSLVLAKAIEKAGYDLVITGMASTDGTMGVLPAILAERLGVPQVTLLSEVKVEDGTVTGRRDGDSASEQLEASLPAVVSVTDQSGEARYPSFKGIMAAKKKPVESWDLEELEIESDEVGLEGSWTAVDSAAQRPARTAGTIVKDEGEGGKQLAAFLAEQKFI